The genomic window CGGGTCCCGCCCGCGCGCCGCGTCCGGGGGGCGGGCCGCGGCCTGGAGCGCCGCGAGCCCGGCGCCGAGCAGGAGGAAGTGCAGCGCCGGGAGGCGAGCCCCGGCGCCGATGATGCGACCGGCGGCGGCGAGCACGAGCGGGGGCTAACGCGAGGCTTTCAGCTTCCCGCGGAGCCCCTCCCAGACGCGGCCGTCGCTCTGGTCGTAGGCGCCGCTCGCGAGCCGGACGTCCACCCGGTGCGTCGTCGTCCCGGCGTTCGAAAGGTCCAGGCGCACGGTGTCGAGCGTCAACGTCGCGGTGCCGTGCTTGTTGATCCGGAGCCGCGCCTTCTTGACGCCGTCGACGCTGCCGGTCGGGTCGTCGTAGAGGTAGTTCCGGCCCGGGCTGCGCGTGGCGAACGCGCCCGCCGGAAGCGTCGCGGCGTAGACGGCGTCGTCGTCCGTCACGGTCACCGTGAGGCCGTTCGCGACGACGTCGAGCGCGGCGGGCAGCCGGCCGATGGTGAGCTCGAGGCGCAGCCGGTCGCTCGCCGGCGCCTTCCCGAAGCGGATCTGGCCCTTCGTGCCGAACCGCTCCGGCTGGTAGTAGATCGGCGAGGTCCAGGCGCGCTCCTGGATCGTGTCGTCGGCGAGGCCGAGGCAGCACTCGCGGTAGATCGTCGGCACCGACGCGAAGTCGGTGCAGTCGACGGCGAGCGCGTTGCAGAGCCGCTTGCTCCACCGGCAGACCGGGTTCTCGAGCACGCGGGCGTAGTAGAAGGCGCGCTCCTCGGGACGGAACGAGGGATCCTGCCAGACGGCGCAGAGCGACGACGCGCCCGTCCCCGTCGGCGCGCAGGTGGCGAGATCGACGCCCGCCTTGCCGCGGGCGTCGCCCGCGACCTCGAAGACGCGCTCGTGGACCTGACCGTCCGCGTCGGCCCAGCCCTTCACGATCTGGACGCGCTCGAGGGGGGTGCTCGGCTCGCCGTTGCCGCCGGGATCCCGCAGCGCCATGACCGCGAAGCGCGGGCTCCGCCGCCCGAGCGCGGGTCCGATCTCGCCGCCCATCGGCACGCCGTGCGTGTAGCCCTCCTCGACGAAGCTCGCGTCCTCGCACGCGCCCTTCGGGGGATGCCCGCCGAAGAAGCGGACGATCGGCCGCGTGCCGCTCGTCGCGTACGCCTCACGGCGCCGCATGGCCGCGAAGAGCGCGTCGCGCGAGTTCTCCTCCGCCCACAGGACGGTGAGGCCGCCGCCGTTGGTGACGATGCCGCCGGGCGCGATCTTCGAGAGGATGTTCTCGGCGCTGCCGTCGCGCACGCCGAGGTGTCCGGTCGTGCCGAAGTCCTCTTCGACGACACCGCCGGCGAGGCTCGAGTGGCCGTCGGTGCCGCCGACGAAGCCGAGCGCGAAGGGGTTGGCGCCGAGCACGTCCTGCAGGCGGAGGCCCTCCATGAGCGCGTTCCGGACGAAGTTCCGCGCCGGCACGGGCTGGTCCTTGAGCGTACTGGAGAAGAGCTGCTGGCGTTGCAGCTGCTCGAACCCGCAGAGCTCGTCGTTCGGCGAACTCGAGGGCTGGCACTCCGAGCTGCCCTTGTGCTGGAAGACCTCGACGAGCGTCTCGTGGCCGGCGCGCCGCTCGGCGTCGGCGCGCGTGAGCGGCGAGCCGTCGCCGTTCTTCGACTCGAACATCAGCCCGCCGCTCACGTTCGAGTTGTGCGGGATCGAGACGAAGTCGCAATTGCCCGCGGCGTCGAGGCAGTCGGTTTCGAGGACGCTCCACAAGCCCTCGACGAGGGGCTGCTCGTAGTAGCTCGTGGGCAGCGCCGGCACCTCGGCGTTCCGGAAGATGATGTTGCGGTGCAGGTTGTAGCCGTCGAGGTTGTTCGTCCACTCGTACGCCGGGAAGGTCGTGAAGGCGCACGCGTCGGTGCGGTCGTAGAACTCCTCGGCTGCGTCGAGCTCGTCCTGCCACACGAGCGCCGCCTGGGTGAGACAGTTGACGTTGCCCGGTCCGCAGAGGCCGAGCCGCATCGGGTTCGCCGCCTGGATCGTCAGCTGGAACGCGATCACGACCGCCGGGATCGGCGCGGTGATGCCGTCGGGCGGGCTCGCGAGCTCGGCGCGGGCGTCCTGGCAGATCGGGTCGTCGTAGCCCGGCAGGCCCGCGGTCAAGCAGGTGCGGATCTCGCCGAGGAACTCCGAGTGATCGGTGACGGCGGTGAAGTCGAGCGGCCGGCGGAGCTGCGCGGAGCGCGTCGGCTGGTCCAGCGCGTCGTAGGGCGGGAGCGCGATCTGCTCGCCGCGCGCGAAGCGGTAGGCGTCGCGCGGCGTCGTGCGCACCCGGACGAACGCCGCGTCGCCCGAGAAGCTCGTGTGGATGTGGGTCTCGCCGAAGAAGGGGGTCCGCAGGGGATCGTAGCTTGCGCAGTCGGCGCGGCTCTCGGTGCGGACCCAGTCCTGCTGCGGCGGATCCGCGTAGGCCGCGGCGGCGACCGACATCGCGAGACACGAGAAGGCCACGAAGGCGAACGAACGTGGGGGGCGACGCATGGAAGTCCTCCTCGCGGCCGACGGCTCGGCACGGCACCGCGAAGATCCACGAGTCTCAGGACGATCGTCCAACGTCAAGAGAAAAAACGACCGGGAGCACGCTCGGTGGCGTGATCCATGCGCTTGACGCTCTCGCGACGTGGACCTGGTGAGAAATGCGGGCTAAGCCAGCGGCGCCGTGGCGTCGCCGCGTCTCGCGCTCTGGGGGTCGGAGCTCTCGCCGTTCGCGCTCAAGGTGCGGGCGTGTCTCGACTGGGCGGGCCTCGGCTACGAATGGCTGCCCGCCGAGGGCGGACGGCTCCGCAACCTGCGCGTGAATTGGATGATCGAGCGCGCCAAGCGGGCGCGGACCGTCGAGCGCCATCCGCGTCTCGACCCGCTCGACGAGTATCCGCTCGTGCCGTTCCTCGTGGTCGACGACCGGCGCGTGCTCTACGACTCGTCGGCGCTCGCGCGGTGGATCGACGACTGCCACCCCTCCGCGCACGGACGCCTCGTGCCGACCGATCCCGCGGCCGCGTTCGTGGCGCGTCTCCTCGACGAGGCCTTCGACGAATTCGGGCTCTACATCGCGCACCACAACCGCTGGGTCGTGTCGGCGACCACCAACGACGCGGGTGCGCGGCTCGCGCGCGAGTTCCGCCGCGTGCTGCCGCCGGGCACGGGATGGATCATGGCGCGACGCTTCGCCGCGCGGCAGGTGCGGCGGCTGCCGTACCTCTTCAGCGTCGCGCCGGCGGGCTTCTCGGTCGGCCTCCGACCGGCGCTCACGCCGCCCGCGCCCGCCGGTTTCCCGCCGACACACGCGCTCCTCGGCGAGGCGTGGGTCGGCTTCCTCGCGGCCCTCGAGCCCGTGCTGGCCCGCCGTCCCTACCTTCTCGGCGCCGGCTTCACGATCGCCGACGCCGGCGTGTACGGGCAGCTCGCGATGAACCTCGCCGACCCGACGGCGGCCGACGATCTCCGCGCGCGCGCGCCACGGACGTTCGCATGGCTCCAGGCGGTCCGCGCCCGCCGGCACGCCGGCGCGAGCGGCCCACCGGCCCTCCCGCACGACCTCGCCCCGCTCCTCGACGTCGTCGCGCGCAC from Deltaproteobacteria bacterium includes these protein-coding regions:
- a CDS encoding glutathione S-transferase family protein, encoding MASPRLALWGSELSPFALKVRACLDWAGLGYEWLPAEGGRLRNLRVNWMIERAKRARTVERHPRLDPLDEYPLVPFLVVDDRRVLYDSSALARWIDDCHPSAHGRLVPTDPAAAFVARLLDEAFDEFGLYIAHHNRWVVSATTNDAGARLAREFRRVLPPGTGWIMARRFAARQVRRLPYLFSVAPAGFSVGLRPALTPPAPAGFPPTHALLGEAWVGFLAALEPVLARRPYLLGAGFTIADAGVYGQLAMNLADPTAADDLRARAPRTFAWLQAVRARRHAGASGPPALPHDLAPLLDVVARTFVPLMRQNAHAYAATRGHGETLFNERAFDRGRALYDGTLLGRPFRAVVKTFQVRVWRELRAAWRALDADARARVGALVSPEPFDAG
- a CDS encoding DUF3604 domain-containing protein; protein product: MRRPPRSFAFVAFSCLAMSVAAAAYADPPQQDWVRTESRADCASYDPLRTPFFGETHIHTSFSGDAAFVRVRTTPRDAYRFARGEQIALPPYDALDQPTRSAQLRRPLDFTAVTDHSEFLGEIRTCLTAGLPGYDDPICQDARAELASPPDGITAPIPAVVIAFQLTIQAANPMRLGLCGPGNVNCLTQAALVWQDELDAAEEFYDRTDACAFTTFPAYEWTNNLDGYNLHRNIIFRNAEVPALPTSYYEQPLVEGLWSVLETDCLDAAGNCDFVSIPHNSNVSGGLMFESKNGDGSPLTRADAERRAGHETLVEVFQHKGSSECQPSSSPNDELCGFEQLQRQQLFSSTLKDQPVPARNFVRNALMEGLRLQDVLGANPFALGFVGGTDGHSSLAGGVVEEDFGTTGHLGVRDGSAENILSKIAPGGIVTNGGGLTVLWAEENSRDALFAAMRRREAYATSGTRPIVRFFGGHPPKGACEDASFVEEGYTHGVPMGGEIGPALGRRSPRFAVMALRDPGGNGEPSTPLERVQIVKGWADADGQVHERVFEVAGDARGKAGVDLATCAPTGTGASSLCAVWQDPSFRPEERAFYYARVLENPVCRWSKRLCNALAVDCTDFASVPTIYRECCLGLADDTIQERAWTSPIYYQPERFGTKGQIRFGKAPASDRLRLELTIGRLPAALDVVANGLTVTVTDDDAVYAATLPAGAFATRSPGRNYLYDDPTGSVDGVKKARLRINKHGTATLTLDTVRLDLSNAGTTTHRVDVRLASGAYDQSDGRVWEGLRGKLKASR